The sequence tattatgccaAGCACGGTTTTCTCTTTAGTCACAGTCTGGTGTTTCATCCttgtattttctctctgctttagGCACTGAATACAACTTGCACGAACTGGCTGGCTGCAGAGGCTGCCCTGGAGAAGTACTACCTTCCCATTTTTTACGGGGTTGAGTTCATTGTGGGGCTCCTCGGGAATACTACTGTTGTTTTCGGCTACCTCTTCTGTCTGAAGAACTGGAACAGCAGTAACATCTATCTCTTTAACCTCTCCATCTCTGACCTGGCTTTTTTGTGCACCCTTCCCATGCTGATGAGAAGTTACGCCCACGGGAAATGGATGTACGCGGACGTGCTCTGCGTGATCAACCGGTATGTGCTTTACGCCAACCTCTATTCCAGCATTCTGTTCCTCACGTTCATCAGCATCGATCGGTACCTGCTCATGAAGTATCCCTTCCGGGAACACTTTCTGCAAAAGAAAGAGTTTGCTGTCTTAACCTCTTTGGCCATCTGGATTTTGGTAACCTTAGAGCTATTGCCTATGCTTTCTCTGATAAACCCTGTCACAGATGACAACGACACCAAGTGCAATGATTATGCAAGTTCTGGGAACCCCAGAGACAACCTCAATTACAGCCTGTGTCTAACCTTCTTAGGGTTCCTCATCCCCCTTTTAGTGATGTGCTTCTTCTATTTCAAGATTGCTCTTTTCCTGAAGCAGAGGAGCAGGCAGGTGGCGACTTCTTTGCCCTTAGAGAAGCCTCTCCACCTCATCATCATGGCGGTTGTGATCTTCTCTGTGCTCTTCACGCCCTACCACATCATGCGGAACGTGAGGATCGCTTCCCGCCTGGGGAACTGGACGCAGCACCAGTGCACCCAGGCGATCATCAGCACCTTCTACATTGTGACCCGGCCTGTGGCCTTTCTGAACAGTGTAATCAACCCTGTCTTCTATTTCCTCATGGGAGATCACTTCAGGGAGATGctgatgagtaaactgaggcacctCTTCAAATCCCTTACATCCTTTAGAAGATGAGCTAACGGGCTGATGTTTTCATTCAGGGAAATGGGAGGTGCTCGTGTAACAGAGTGTTATACACATGCAGCTATAAGCCAGCTAGAATTTTATTCAACGCATAGACATAAACCAGAGAGGGCCACTTCATTGCTCCTGTTTTAAAGACATGTACCCAGCGTATGTGAAAAGAAGAGGATGGGAAGTCTTCACTGGTTTCTTCACCTAAGATTTGAAAGGAGTTGGACTAGCACTGTCTAACGTTTGAGCATTTAAG is a genomic window of Equus asinus isolate D_3611 breed Donkey chromosome 21, EquAss-T2T_v2, whole genome shotgun sequence containing:
- the SUCNR1 gene encoding succinate receptor 1 isoform X1, giving the protein MIMVPFSLTQQNLSNNSDSLATMALNTTCTNWLAAEAALEKYYLPIFYGVEFIVGLLGNTTVVFGYLFCLKNWNSSNIYLFNLSISDLAFLCTLPMLMRSYAHGKWMYADVLCVINRYVLYANLYSSILFLTFISIDRYLLMKYPFREHFLQKKEFAVLTSLAIWILVTLELLPMLSLINPVTDDNDTKCNDYASSGNPRDNLNYSLCLTFLGFLIPLLVMCFFYFKIALFLKQRSRQVATSLPLEKPLHLIIMAVVIFSVLFTPYHIMRNVRIASRLGNWTQHQCTQAIISTFYIVTRPVAFLNSVINPVFYFLMGDHFREMLMSKLRHLFKSLTSFRR
- the SUCNR1 gene encoding succinate receptor 1 isoform X2 encodes the protein MALNTTCTNWLAAEAALEKYYLPIFYGVEFIVGLLGNTTVVFGYLFCLKNWNSSNIYLFNLSISDLAFLCTLPMLMRSYAHGKWMYADVLCVINRYVLYANLYSSILFLTFISIDRYLLMKYPFREHFLQKKEFAVLTSLAIWILVTLELLPMLSLINPVTDDNDTKCNDYASSGNPRDNLNYSLCLTFLGFLIPLLVMCFFYFKIALFLKQRSRQVATSLPLEKPLHLIIMAVVIFSVLFTPYHIMRNVRIASRLGNWTQHQCTQAIISTFYIVTRPVAFLNSVINPVFYFLMGDHFREMLMSKLRHLFKSLTSFRR